AGAGGCTACATTCGGCGAGTCTCGTCCTACTTTAATTAGTCAACTACGTAAAAAGTTTAGACAATTAGAGGACCCTGACTATCAAGAGGCGACAGCTAAATACACACGTATCGAGGCAGAGAAAGTACGAAAAGAGGCGCAGGAGGGGCTGTCAGCCGAAGAACAAGCGCGTGTCCAACAAGCACAAGAAAACCTTAACAAAGCATTCGAGGAGGCACAACGAGCCGAGCAAGACGCTAAAGACTATGCTTATGAGCAAGATGGTTACCGACAAGAGGATACACAACAATACGCAGATGAGCAAGATATAAAAGTCGAGGATAGATCGCGAGATTACTCAGAGGATAAAGCGCAAGAGGCCGAGGATAACTCAAAGCATTATACAGATGTGCAAAAAGATGAGGTTATCCAAATAACAGATGATAAGATAACCGAGCAAAGTGATCGCATCACAGACGTAGAGACAACAGTGAGTATACTGGATGGCGAAATAGACCTACGAGTCAAAGAGGATGAGGTTATCCAGTCGGTTAACTTATCAACTGAGGGTCTTAAAATAGATGTCGATAAAGTCGCAATTAGTGGCGATGTTGAGATTGTTGACGGCGATCTAAAAGTAACTCATCTAAGTGCAGCTACTGGCACATTTAGCGGTGAGATGATCGCAGGCACTATCAATATAGATGATAATATAAGAGTCGGTAACCAAATACAGATAGGCGACATGCATAGTAATGATGATAAATATGTCCATTTTAACGCCGGGACATACATTTACGGTGACGGAGATTTATTGAGGCTACATGGTGACATAATTAACTTAGGTAGGTTAAACTCACTGACTGTGACAGATGGCTCTGTCCATATCGATCAACTAACGGTGTCTGGGCGTTTATACGTTGATAACAGGGTAGATATTACAAATGACGTACAGGTTGATGGTCAATTACAACTTAATAATTATATACGTATCAACAACCCAACAGACAATGGCAATCCTCTAAGAGTGGATACTGGTGACACGTTGCAATTTATTATATATCAGTCTGGTAATGTTAGGACTTTCTCTAACTTTACCGTTGATGGAAATTTAAACGTGTCGGGGAATAAAAACTCGGTGGTCGATACAGACGATTATGGCAAGCGTCTTATGTACGCATTAGAGACTCCTGATAGTCGGTTTATGGATGTCATAGAAAGCCACTATGACAGCGGTGTTTACTGGGTTGATTTAGGCGTGATGTTTGCGCAAACGATCAGTGATTACACTGTATTACCAGTGCCACAAGGTTTAGCGTCCGTCAAAATTTTAGAGGCAGAGGAAACACGTTTTAAAATAAGCGTAGAGAGCGATGATAATGTAAAAATAGCCTTTATGATCTATGGTAAACGCAGAGGGTTTGAACATGAGTATATGTCGGAGTTTACACAGGAGGGTGAGTGATGGATATTGATGCAAACCAAGTGATTGATGAGCTATCTTTAAAGATAGCAAAATTAGAAAAAGAAAATGCCATCTTGAGAGTACAAAATAAACAACTTACTGAGCAATTAAGCTCGGAAAAGGAGAGTGGAGAGGAATGATCCAAATTACTAGCATTAATACAAGGTTTAGAGACGGGGAAATTACAAGTGTAGATGTGAGGTTTAATTTCAAGGGGTTAGAGGGTCGTGTGGACTCAAATACAAGAATTGAGATGACACCAGAAGAATACGCAGGTAATGAGCCGATTGATAAGCTCGTGGTAAAGGTTAAAGAAATGTTAATTGAGTCGTTACAAGAGGATGACGCTGCCGAATAGGTAGGGTTATTTTTTATGCCCACAGAGAGATAAAGGGGGACAGTATTCTAACTAAAAAAGGAGATGAAAACATTGATAGGAGGAATTGATTTGGAACATTTAGAAGTTGCAAGATTGTATTTATTCGGGGAAGTAAAGTTTTTAGATTTACTCATGTTATTGATGGCGGTTGATATTGTCACGGGGGTAAGTAAGGCCATCAAAAATCAAAATTTGTGGAGCCGTAAGTCTCTCTTTGGCTATGCTAGAAAGTTATTGATCTTTGGTGTGATCATTGTCGCAAATGTCATAGATCAAATTTTAGGATTAAACGGGGCTGTCACTTATGCCACCGTTCTTTTTTATATGGCATCGGAAGGGTTATCTATTGTCGAAAACATGAGTGAGATGGGGGTTTTAGTGCCACCAGGCATAGCGGACAAGCTGCATGTGATTAAAGAAAAGCAATCGATAGGCGAAGAAGTGCAAGAAGAGTTTACGATCAATCAAGATAAGCAAGTAAAAATTAAAGTTGAAAAGGATGAGGTATAATGACTAAAATATTTATCGATCCAGGTCATGGCGGTAGTGATCCGGGAGCTGTAGGAAATGGGCTACAAGAAAAAGAACTAGTATTAAAAATAGCTAAAAGACTGGCTGAAATATTAGAACAATTGGACGGTGTGGAAGTTCGTCTAAGTCGTACAGATGATAGGTTTATCCCATTGTCAGAGCGTGCTAGAATGGCCAACGAGTGGGGCGCCGATTATTTTATTTCCGTTCACATTAACGCTGGCGGTGGCGAAGGATATGAGTGTTATATCTTTAACGGTAATGTATCTGACGCCACACGGGATAATCAAGACGTGATGAACACAGAAATAGTCAAGATCACAGAATGGTTTAACCGAGGGAAAAAACGAGCTAACTTCGCCGTACTAAGACAAACTAACATGCCAGCTATCTTGACCGAGAATGGATTCATTGATAACTCAAATGACGCTAAAAAACTGAAAGATAGTGCGTTTTTGGATAAAATCGCACAGGGGCACGCTAACGGTATCGCAAAAGTATTTAACTTGTCTGGTGGCAGTTCTAGCGCTCCTAGCAAGCCGAGTAAGGTAAGTTCATCTAAACCTAAAAACTCAAACAGATCAACAAACAAAGCCTCTGGCACAATCGCCACTATCCAGAGGACGCTTAATAGCCGATATAGATTGAGTATATCGGTCGATAACTTGTTTGGACCTCAAACAAAAGGGGCATTAGTCAAAGGGCTACAAACAGAACTTAATAGACAGTTTAACCGTGGACTTACAGTTGACGGTATTTTTGGTCCTAAAACACGTAGAGCATGTGTGACGGTGCGCCAAGGAGCAAGAGGAAACATCACATGGATTCTTCAAGCTATTTTGCATTGTAAAGGGACAAGTCCGGGAGCGATAGACGGGATCTTTGGTGCCAAAACAAGAAGCGCCGTCCGTACTTTCCAACGACAAAATAATTTACAAGTTGATGGGATTGCAGGGCCGCAGACGTTTCAAATGTTGTTTAAATAAAAGGGCCCTCACACTTGGTGGAGCTCTTGACTTTTTCATTAAATACGTGCTATCTTTTAGACATGGTCGCGCTCCTAGAGGGCGCGTGGATTGAAATGCTTTTACTAGTATTTAGACAAAACCCCCTGCTCATTGAGCGGGGGTTTTGTCTGTATTTGTGTAGGATGATGAGACCTCCTGTATCAACTCTTTTACTCTAGGGTAAAACCTTTCGCTTTCATCTTCACCTAGCCAAATCGTAAACGTAGGCTCTTCGCCCTTTTCAAACGAGTAGAAATCGTCTTCTTCTCGCCAATCTCCGTCTATGTGGACGACATGTCCACTGCCCGTAGTCCACATAAAGCGTAACATGCCTGCGTGATCAAATGCCCCCGCATTCGGGTGGCATCTAACTCTATTAACTATTAGAGTTACCCTAGACTCTGATGGACAGTCTTGGTCATCGTATAAAGTTACATTTACGTTTGAGGTTGGGGCTGACGGAAACACCAGATAAGACAATCCTATCAGCTTCGGGAAGTTGAAGCTTTCTCCAAACTTTTCGATTATATCTGATACGGCATTAAAACCTTTTATGTCAATATTCTCCATTTATCCTTCTCCTTTCATATTCCCGCCGTATTCGCCCGACGGGTGGCGTTATTTTTATATGCTGATTGTATTACCCATGCCGTCTTCCCAACCGTTTACACCTTCGCCGTTGTCTAAATCTTTTATTATTTCTTCCATGTCCTCAATGTCATTAGGTGTGATCGTAGCAATTATCTCTCCACCTACAACAACATCAAACTCATGTAAATCTCCATCAAATTCCTTTTCTACAACCTCATAACCTTCTCGTTTCCATTCTCTCATTTCAATCACTCCTTTAGTTTTTTTATTACGTTATCTCTTGTTGTTAATTACATTATAACACGTATATAATAACATGTAAATAATTATATGCAATTTATTTTTATTTTCTTTTATTCGCTCTATAATGCTCAAGGTCAGACTTTAAATAAAGCCTTGTCTTCCGAGTTTCACCAAACTCAACAAAAGGGACAATTTTTCGTGTTGCTACAGACTGGTTAAAGCCCGTCACTGATTGATCTGTGATTTTTCGTGCTTCATCTTGCAAGCACAAATTTTCTTCAATCCATTTTTTTATTTCATCTGTTGTCATCTTGTCCATTTTCTTTTCCCTCCAATTTTTTAATATACGGATCGTAATATTTTAACTCCGCATCTTTACGCAGTTTTATAGCATCGTTTATATCTGTAGAGCTACCTAAATACTTTCGTTTACCATTAACAGATATATAAGCTTCATAACGCACCTTTCCACGTCTAATCCTCTTAGATACACCTTTATGCCCTGTTTCACTATCAGAGCGCACTTTTTTAGTGAGTAATGGGACGTGTATACCCTCTATAGATTTATTTATCCATAGTTTATTTCTGGCGTTTTCTGCTTGCGATTGTCTGGCGCAACCGCATGAAATTGTTTCTCCGCGCCTTAAAGAGGTAGCGTTGGCTTTAAAGGTATTGCCACACTCGCACTTACAATGCCAAAGAGCACTCCCGTTTTTAGTTCTGCCACAGCGTTCTAATGCTGTTAGCTTGCCAAACTTTTTATTTTTTAGATCGAGAGCGTTTTTGGGGACTCTCTTATTTGGGTTATCCATTAAGCGACAGCGCCTTTAACAGCGTCGATGCTAATTTTGCTTACTTTGCCACCAGACACTCTAATAAAATAACGCTCTCCGCCATCGCAAACCTCATAAATACCTGCTACTAATTCAAAATGTTTTTCTGTCCAATTCTCGTCATATGCCTCTACAAATTGACGAGAGAAGTTATAAGTAGGGTGAGTACCGTTGATTTTAGCAACCCAAGATTTATGTTTACGGCTACCGGATGATGTGATAATTTTAACTTTTTTAGATTTACGCTTTACATTTTTACCTGCAATGTACCAAGCAATTTTAAGTGACTCTGACATATAATCTTTTGAGCTACCGCCGAATTTTTTAGCGCCTTTATTAGCAAGTCTCCATGCAATATTCATAATTCTATTCACTTTAACCGCCTCCGTTTAATTTACTGTTATATATAATATAACATGCAATTAATTATATGTAAAGTAAATTTGAAAAGTTTTTTTGTAAATAAAAAAGCCAGCCTATCGGCTAGCTCAATCGATTTCCCTCAACGCCACGTCTTTTGTCTTACCCTTATCCCACCAAATGAGTTTCTTATCTACAAGGGCAGCTAGTACCTCGTCTAATTCTCTGGACGTTTTACCTGTGAATTTAAGTAAGTTGTTATATTTAGCGTGCTGGTCTTTGATATGATTGTGATTAAATACAATACGGTACACTTTCCGTTCTGCGTCTGTCATGTTATCACCTCATCATTATTTTACTCAGATTGAGCGATAAAGACAAGAACATACGTTCTGTTGTTACCTTTTAAAAAGTAACAAAAAGGTAACGTAAAAAGGTAAAAATACGAAAATGTGCGGTTACATTAGTTGTATAAATAGAGAGGTATAGAGGTATAAAAACAACAAAATAAATACGAAATCATTGAAGAAACCAACTCAATAATGGGCGGCATGATGTAATTCCCCTCTCTAAAACGTTGATTTAACAGCGTTTGTGAGGGAAAACATGCCTGATTTCCTATCGAATGTCACGAAAATGTCACGATAATTAAATTTGAATGCTCGAAAGGGCGTTTTCGTAAAGTGATCTCACTTTCACGGAAGCGTCTTTTTTCATTTTTTTTTGCCATTGTTTAATGAGATTGTCGGACTGATTCACAATGATATGATACTGGTCCTTAATACACATCACCTGGCCTAACAATTCTCTATAGTGAATAAAGTTGTCCATCCCCCTTGCTATTGCTTCCATATCAATATCTTGCGGATGATAGAGACCAAGTTTTTATAAATAATCTCCAAGGGATAATCAAGATATGATGAACGAGGAAGTTACCAAAGCAACAAATTTTAATAACAGAGGTGAAAAACAAGCTAATTTTGCTGTGTTACGGTTGACTAACATGTCAGCTATCTTGACCGAGAATGGATTCATTGACAATGCTAGTGACGCTAACAAACTTAAAGATGATAAGTTCTTAGACAAAATTGCAGAAGGACACGTTAACGCAATTGCTAAAATGTTCGGGCTTAAGTCTGGGGCGCCGTCTAACGCACCAAGTAAGCCTACACCATCCAAGCCTAATAACTCGAACAGATCACCAAACAAAGCATCTGGCACAAGCGCCACGATTCAGCGTACACTTAACAGCCGTTACCGTTTGAATATATCAGTCGATAACTTGTTTGGACCTCTAACAAAAGGCGCATTAATCAAAGGATTACAAACAGAACTTAATAAACAGTTTAACCGTGGACTTACTGTCGATGGTATTTTTGGTCCTAAAACACGTAGAGCATGTGTAACCGTAACCGTACGCCAAGGAGCAAGAGGAAACATTACATGGATACTTCAAGCTATCCTACATTCTAAAGGGACAACCCCAGGAGCTGTAGACGGTATCTTTGGATCCAAAACAAGAAGCGCTGTCCGTACTTTCCAACGACAAAATAATTTACAAGTGGATGGGATAGCAGGACCTCAGACGTTTCAGATGTTGTTTAAATAAAAAAAGAGCAGGGGTTTGGTAGTTGCCCCTGCAAACTTTCATAAGTAGTCTGCTGTGGTTGGATAGCCAATCAAGGTTATCTTTAAAGATATTTTGTTTTCACTGCTCCTTGCATTTGTTCTACTAATTTATTTAGCCATTGTAAAGGGGTTAATTCAATAGCCGGGAAATAAATTTCTGCATTATTTTGAATAATATTGGTTTTTTCCTGTTTTGTTAAACGGCTATTCAAAAACTTCTCACAATCCTTTATTGTAGACATCAGACATTCTTTGCTAGCTTCGTTTATAAATTCATCGATTGCTTGTTCAGGAGAATTGATATCTTGATGAAATGTTCCACCTAAAAAATCTTCCAATTCCTCTAAATAATCATAAGTTTCATCCATTAACTATCCCTTCTTTCTATTTAACAGGATATCCTGTTAAAATAAAACTATCATTATTGGCCTTTTTAAGTATTATTTTAGCGTTTGTAACATTCTCGATTACTTGTGAATTTCTTGTAACACTTCTACCAAGTATTTCTCCATCACCCTTGTACTTTAATGGTAAGGTAGGTCTACTATTTGAGTCAGGTAGCCATTTTTGGACTTTTTTTATATTCTTCGGATCTTTAAGAACTGCATCAGCAACTCTTTCAGCTGTCGCTCTATCTTTAAAGGAAGAAGAACCAGTTATTTTAGGGTTATTTTTTAATCTACCTAATAATTGTTCATCCGTTTTTCCAATATGCCTATCTATTAAATGCCCACCTTTTAATTCATGTGCAGCTAATCCCCCACCTGGAGCTAAAGAACTTTTATCTCCTTGCTTAACAACACTTCCAACATTATCTGCATTCTTCGCAAACTTGGCGACTTTTGAAGCGCCTTTGACGGCCGCACCGCCTAGAATAGCGCCACCAGATACGGCGCGTTCCCAAGGCTCTAAACGTCTACCGGTGAGAGGATCGTAACCTGTGGCAGCTTCGATTCCAGCTTTTAGATTACCGACGACGGGAACAAAATCAACGACGGCTGAAAGACTGGCTGCGGGGTTCTCTGTGACATAATTATACGCACTTGACGCCGCATTGCCAACCGTATCAACCGCTTTTTCTACCGTGTCCGCCACAGCTGAGACTGTTTTCGACCACCATGATTTGTCCTCTTCTACTTTTTCAACGGCTTGCTGTTCAGCTAGACGGGCCTCCTCTGCTTCGAGGGCGGCCTGTTCTGCTTCAAGTCTCGCTAGTTCCTCGTCTTCAATGGCTGCTCGCTCAGCTTCGAGTATCGCCAGTTCTTCCTCTCTTGGATCAGCCGTTGATTTAATCTCTGTTGATCGCTCTTGTAACACCTCTGTCAGGGTACCGTGTGTCGGTAAATGCTGCAATTGGGTGACTGAAAAGTCTTTAACGCTGAGATGGCCACCATCCATGGCTTCGTGCATCTCCATGACATACTTACCTAATGTTTGCAGGTTCTCCTTGATAGACTGTAACGAGGCGGCACCCGAGTGGTCAAATTGCAGCACTTTGTCCACTGTCTCGTTTGCAAAGTCTTTCCCCATTTTAATGGCCTGTTGGACAGCACTGTCATCGATAAGAGGGATGGCAATAATGTCTTGAATACTTCTTAGTGTGTCATTTACCGAATCCGTTAGTGACATGGTCGTTTGAGTTGCTCGATTTAGCCCGTCCTGAACCTCACCTTCAAGAAAGGCTTGGTCAATGAAACCGCCCGGTGCCGGCTCCACTAAATATAAAGATTCCTTGATGTTCTGGAGGGCATGCTCGTAATCTTCCGTGAACAGTCTTAATGATTGAATAAAAGGGATATGGCACGTGGCATAAAAATCGCGAATAGCTTGGCCACCTTTCCCTCTAAATTCAGCTTCTAAGTTGACGAACCTTCAATCAGTGGGCGTTTTCTTCTTCTCCCACTGATTGGTAGTTGAGTGAATCAGGACATTAGCGTCCGTTATCTCCCGCCTAAATAGATTTAGCTTTCCTCTTCTATTTTGAGGCGGGAGTTTTACGGACGGTTATCTGTGATAAATGAAAAAAGCGTGATGAGCACGCCTCTATACATAATAATGGAAAAAATTTTAAGGTTAAATAAGGAAATAGACGTATTTTTAAGAAGAGGTAGGATGCAGCTGTAAGTGAAAATGTAGAAGGCATAGGACCTTAGTCCTTCGTAAAGAGTCATAATAAAAGACTAGCGTATCACGGTGCTAGTCTCGACAGCTTTTGGTTGGCTGAAAGTCATATAAAAATCAAAAACACTTACCACTGTTTCTCCCTCAAGGCCACATCTTTTGTCTTATCCTTATCCCACCAGACGAGTTACTTTTCCACGAGTGCATTAAGCACCTTGTCCAAGTCTTTTGGCGTTTTACCTGTGAATTTAAGTGAGTTGCTATATTTAGTGTGCTGTCCTTTTAAATGGTTATGATTAAATACAATTCGATACAATTTACGTTCTGAGTCTGTCATGTTATCACCTCTGGAAATATTTAGACCAGATTGAGGAGAACAAACAAGAACGTGCGTTCTTGTTTGTTGCTTTTTAAAAAGTAACAAAAAGGTAACAATACGAAAATGTGCGGTTACATTACTTATATAAATAGAGTGGTATAGTATTATAAAAACAACAAAATAAATACGAAATCATTGAAGAAACCAACTCAATAATGGGCGGCATGATGTAATTCCCCTCTCTGAAACGTTGATTTAACAGCGTTTGTGAGGGAAAACATCTTAAATAGCTCATAAAACCAACATTGCACCAACAAAAAGATTTTAAAAATGAAATTAGTCGATATTTTCGAGGGTGCTTCCAAAGGAATGAGAAATCTTTCCTGAGGCATCCTTTTTCATTTTTTTTTGCCAGTATTTAATGAGATTATTGGACTATATCACAATGATATGATACTGGCCTGATGATTCTCTATAGTGATTATAGATGTTCAGCCCTCTGTAGATGTCAAGTCAAATTTTACACTTTTTGCTCGTTTCCTTTTTACACTTCTGCTGAAAAAATACTTTTCCGGTGTTTGATGCGATGACTTTCCTCATTCTCTCCTCCATGGATGACTTCCACAAGATGAAGTAAGCGATCTAAAATAGCTGTTGTGATTCCTTGAACTCCAATTAAATGACCCCACTCTTCTGAACTTTTATTTGAAGTTCGGACTCAAAATTATTTACAATAGATAAAGCAAGTGAGTATCTTATTTTACGTGGACAAAGTCATTGAAGAAAGATTAGCCATTCGATGAGAGAAGGAACAGTTTCGGCATCCCTTATTATGGGGAATCAAGGTTCTTATTCAAGGCAAAAAAGCTTAGCTATAGACTTACGTGAGATGGGATACGATAGTTTATCCCCCACCTAAACTTTTCGACCTTCTTAAGTTTTGAGGTGGGGGTTTTACTGCCCCTTAAGAGTGGGATAAATCTTGCAGGTCAAATAGGCTTCCTTGTCGTATAATAGTTATAAGGGAGTTTTCCTCCAGTCTTTAGTTTTGTTGTGGTAACTAACTCATTCGACTTTTGTGGAGGTACTCTTTTTTTTGTGACTCGAAAACCTTGCGAGACTGAGGGTTTAAATTATGAAATTCGGTCATCTACTATATTGACAAATATCTATTTTATATATAGTATTAATAGTCCTGTCAACAGGATGTTGACGTTTAGGGAACTTTGAAAAGTTCATTCTTAGAAAAAGGGTGGATAATATGGATAAAGAGCTATTAATGGAAAGTGCGCGTAAGATGAAAGCGAAAGCATACGTACCGTATTCCAAATTTCCAGTTGGAGTAGCAATATTACTAAAAGATGGTACTGTAATTAATGGAGTAAACGTAGAAAATGTTTCACTAGGTGCAACTAATTGTGCTGAGAGAACAGCTATTTTTACCGCAATATCAAATGGTTATAAAAAAGGTGAGTTTCAGGCTTTAGCTGTCGCAGGTGATACGGCAGATTTTCTTCCGCCTTGCAGCATTTGTAGACAAGTTTTAGCAGAATTTTGTTCACCTGGAATGCCAGTTTATTTAACTAACGAGAAAAAAGATATATTAGAATTAACCTTAAAGGATTTGCTACCATACGCATTTACAGATTTAGAAATGTAAAACAGAAAAGGCTAACCAAACTAACTCATTGGTAGCAGAGTCTAATGAAAAGTCGCTTCCCTGAGACTGGGAAGCGTATAGGTTAAGCCTCATTATCGTTGAAAATTTGCATTTTCCTGACCTATCCTTAAAGGACTCACTTATAAGTAAACCTTTAAGTCTGTGATTAAATTCACATAAACTCCCTCAGTTAGATTCAATTTACTCTTAAATATTCGTTAATTCGCAGGATTTCAAACCACTTGTAAGAACAATATCGGCTGAATGGAATGAGTGTTGATGATTAAGGCTACATGAAGGCATGCGGGAATAAAGGAGTCAGAATTAACTCTATTTATTTCCATGACATAATGCACATATTCTCCACGCCGCCCTTGGAGGCCGGTTTTGCTAATGGGTTCGAATGCTAAACACAAGTATTCGCCTTTCTTTGTTAAATTAAAGAAGCATTTAGTTTGCGACTTTTTTAAAGGAAATTACTTCGATAAACGAAATAATAGTATTTATAGTGTAATATTTGTATTCGTAAAAAGGACGATTTTACTTTCGAATATTTTAATTTTAGGTGCAACTGGACGACTTCATATAGGGGATTGGCGAGAAAAGTGTGTAAGTTATTCAAAATGCTCTTTTATTTTATCCCATAATTCAATAAGAGATGCTCCATCGATACGTCCTTTTTTAAAAAGTTCCTCAGAAGTGGCAAATGCTTGAGAGTAGCTATCTTTCACCCTTGTCAAATAATATTTGGATTCATTATGGCTAATCCAATACTCCTCATCTTTTAAATAAAAGTTGTATTCCATTCCACAACTAACCATTTGTATTAGTTCCTTTATTTTCATTCTATACCTCCTTTATCTGGACTGTAGAGAGCCATCGGATGGTATTCAAAGACGTGCTTATGTGGAACCTCAGGTGCCTTGACTCCCGCGATCCGCCATATCTACATTTCTGATTCCTTTTTCATCTGGACCAAAATATCTTCTTGTTTTTATTTTGCCAGAGTTAGAATCAATAATGTCAACACTTGAATTCGGTATTCCATTTAAAATAGAAATTTTTGTAGAAGTAGTACGCATTTACACACGGAGTTATATCAATTTCATCTCCCATACTTGATTTAATTAGTTACCTTCCGCCATTACCCGTATTCTTATTAACATTTGTCACTGTTCTTATTTTTCGAGGGTGAACCAGCACGTTTAATAGTATTAATTGATATGTTACCAGGCCTCTCCTACTAAACATAGGGATGAAAATAGCAACTCGCGCTGAAAGAATAATTTCTTTGGCTTCCTTTTCAGATATTTTCTTTCCCTGTCCAATAACTATATCCTTCTTGGGCGGCTCTTATTTGGCCTTGAAAAATATCTTCATCATCGTAGATATACGGTCATCTTTAATGACAAGGTCACCATTCTTTATAGCTTTTTGAAAGGCTACGATAGCTTGGACAGTTTCTACATCAATATAGCCTACATCTTTTTTTATTAGTATTGGGCTATTACCAATAGAGTCATAAGAGGTATAGGTAGTAAAATCTTCAAGACGTCAAAACCCCTTATATGACTGAATTTGTAGAGGTTTAGAAAGTGGTTTTTGCAAAAACTCACATTTACCTCGGAAACGCCTTTTTATAGAATTTTCATCACGAAGAAGTTAATCTCAATTATTTAATTGCAGACAAGAAAGCGTCCCTCTGTGGCTAAAGGTTCATGTAGGAGTGGTTTTTACAGGTGTAGTTTGTAAATTGGTTCAACTAATATAATTTATATACTTTTTTAACACCATGATACGAAAAGAGAAGGGGATTTTATGAGAATAATAATGACATTATTTTTTATTGCTTTACTTATTTCTGTTGTATCTTGTTCGGCAGCTTCTATAACGATTGATGAAGAAAACGTAAAAGAAGTTAAGGTTTTCACAGTCATTGATGAGGAAAAACAAGAAAATGAATTTTCATCTGTACTGGAAGAGGACATTATAATTGTGGTAGATGCTATAAATTCTTCATCGCAAATAAGCGGTGATGTAGACATGCCACAGCCACATTATCAAGTTGATCTTTTAATTGAAGGCGATGAACTATCCTATTACTTATGGCTTGAAGATTCTAGAACAGCGACAATAGCTTCTTTGGAAGATACAGCGACTGCTTATAACTTAAATATGACATCAACGAAGGCATTAAGGGAAATTTTAAACGTTGATTAACATATAAATGGTAATAAAAGCAGTGATACTATATTAAAAATAGACTCAAATTAAATATTAGAATATACAAACGACAACGAGGTGTCTTAAGGAAATGGGAAAAACCTTTCAAAAGGAGATAGGGAAAAGAAGACTGACTGTATTTGGTGAGCGTTATGGATTTATATTCCCATAAAATCGTAGGTTGGGTCATGGACAAGATCCTGATAAAGGACTGCGCCATCATTCAGGTCGTGGTGTTCAATAAGCAAGTAT
The Salipaludibacillus sp. LMS25 DNA segment above includes these coding regions:
- a CDS encoding N-acetylmuramoyl-L-alanine amidase; the encoded protein is MTKIFIDPGHGGSDPGAVGNGLQEKELVLKIAKRLAEILEQLDGVEVRLSRTDDRFIPLSERARMANEWGADYFISVHINAGGGEGYECYIFNGNVSDATRDNQDVMNTEIVKITEWFNRGKKRANFAVLRQTNMPAILTENGFIDNSNDAKKLKDSAFLDKIAQGHANGIAKVFNLSGGSSSAPSKPSKVSSSKPKNSNRSTNKASGTIATIQRTLNSRYRLSISVDNLFGPQTKGALVKGLQTELNRQFNRGLTVDGIFGPKTRRACVTVRQGARGNITWILQAILHCKGTSPGAIDGIFGAKTRSAVRTFQRQNNLQVDGIAGPQTFQMLFK
- a CDS encoding contact-dependent growth inhibition system immunity protein, with translation MDETYDYLEELEDFLGGTFHQDINSPEQAIDEFINEASKECLMSTIKDCEKFLNSRLTKQEKTNIIQNNAEIYFPAIELTPLQWLNKLVEQMQGAVKTKYL
- a CDS encoding peptidoglycan-binding protein, which codes for MMNEEVTKATNFNNRGEKQANFAVLRLTNMSAILTENGFIDNASDANKLKDDKFLDKIAEGHVNAIAKMFGLKSGAPSNAPSKPTPSKPNNSNRSPNKASGTSATIQRTLNSRYRLNISVDNLFGPLTKGALIKGLQTELNKQFNRGLTVDGIFGPKTRRACVTVTVRQGARGNITWILQAILHSKGTTPGAVDGIFGSKTRSAVRTFQRQNNLQVDGIAGPQTFQMLFK
- a CDS encoding cytidine deaminase, whose protein sequence is MDNMDKELLMESARKMKAKAYVPYSKFPVGVAILLKDGTVINGVNVENVSLGATNCAERTAIFTAISNGYKKGEFQALAVAGDTADFLPPCSICRQVLAEFCSPGMPVYLTNEKKDILELTLKDLLPYAFTDLEM
- a CDS encoding holin family protein, which codes for MKTLIGGIDLEHLEVARLYLFGEVKFLDLLMLLMAVDIVTGVSKAIKNQNLWSRKSLFGYARKLLIFGVIIVANVIDQILGLNGAVTYATVLFYMASEGLSIVENMSEMGVLVPPGIADKLHVIKEKQSIGEEVQEEFTINQDKQVKIKVEKDEV
- a CDS encoding RNase A-like domain-containing protein; this encodes MEMHEAMDGGHLSVKDFSVTQLQHLPTHGTLTEVLQERSTEIKSTADPREEELAILEAERAAIEDEELARLEAEQAALEAEEARLAEQQAVEKVEEDKSWWSKTVSAVADTVEKAVDTVGNAASSAYNYVTENPAASLSAVVDFVPVVGNLKAGIEAATGYDPLTGRRLEPWERAVSGGAILGGAAVKGASKVAKFAKNADNVGSVVKQGDKSSLAPGGGLAAHELKGGHLIDRHIGKTDEQLLGRLKNNPKITGSSSFKDRATAERVADAVLKDPKNIKKVQKWLPDSNSRPTLPLKYKGDGEILGRSVTRNSQVIENVTNAKIILKKANNDSFILTGYPVK